A stretch of DNA from Thermodesulfobacteriota bacterium:
AAGTATGCGAAGCGGTACGCCGAGGGCACCAATGTGGTGGTGATCGACCCAGACCTGGCCGAGTACTTCCCCGATCACGACGCCGTCAACAACGCGCTCCGGAGCCTAGTCGCGATCATAAGGGCAAAAGATAAAGGGCGAACAACGTCATGAACTTCGGACTGGCGCAAAATACCGCGCCAGCCGAGTTGTGCCGTACGTTCGCTTCAGATGGATTTTGACGCCATAACGTCATAGCGCTATAGTGTACCGAGGAAAGGAGGTGCGCCATGGCGACGCTGACGAAACGGTCCACAGTTTATTTCGATCCCACGATTCACCGCGCTTTACGCCTGAAGGCTGCGGAAACCTCCCGCTCGGTGTCCGACATCGTGAACGATGCGGTCAAAGAGGCGCTGGCCGAGGACGCCGAAGACCTGGCCGCGTTCGAGGAGCGAGTTGCAGAGCCCCTGATCACCTACGAAGAAATGGTCAAGAGGCTCAAAGCCGATGGCCGCATATAGGGTTCTCTTTCGCGAGTCGGTCTGGAAAGATCTCAAGTCAATACCGAAGAAAGAACTGCAACGAATCCTGGATCGGATCTCAGCCCTTGGCGACGAACCCAGGCCGCCAGGGGCTGAGAAACTTACTGGCGAGGATCGGTACCGTATTCGCCAAGGCCGATATCGTATCCTCTACTCAATTCAGGACAAAGACTTGACAGTCTGGGTGGTGAAGGTCGGGCACCGGAAGGAGGTCTACAGGTGAAGCGAACCATCGCGTGAAACGAAAGAACGGAGGGGACGTCCTTTTTTTATTGCCTTTTGCAGGTTGACGGCAGCTGCTGATCGGGCTACGAGGGGCGGCCATGCCGAGAAGCCCTCGACTGGACATTCCGGGTTTGCTGTACCACGTGATCGGTCGGGGCGTGGATCGTACCGCCATCTTTCGCGATGATCGCGATCGGGAGGTCTTCGTCGAACGGCGTGGGCGAGTTGGTGTTGGCGGGGGGTGCGAGGCTGTATGCGTGGGCGCTGCTGTCGAATCACTTCCATTTGGTGATCAGGCCGGGCGAGTGGGGGTTGGCGTGGATGATGCGGCGGCTGATGACCCGTCATGCCGTGCGCTTCAACCTGCGGCACGGCAGGTGCGGACACCTGTTCCAGAACCGGTACAAGAGCATCGTGGTGGAGGAGGAGCCATACTTCCTGGAGCTCGTCCGGTATGTGGCGCTCAACCCGGTGCGAGCGGGGGTGATCGGGTCGATCGAGGAGCTGGATCGCTACCCGTGGAATGGGCACGCCATCGTGGTGGGGACCAGGGAGGCGGACTGGCAGGCGGTGGGCGAGGTGCTCGGGCAGTTTGCCCCGAGCCAGCGGGAGGCGGTGGGCCGCTATCGGGAGTTCGTGGGCGCTGGCTGGAACCAGGGGCGCCGGGACGACCTGACCGGGGGGGGACTGGTCCGGAGCGCCGGGGGGGCGCAGGAAGTGGCGCGGCGCCGGCCGGAGGAACGCGAGGCGGCCGACGAGCGCGTGCTGGGAAGCGGCGCCTTCGTCGAGGAAGTGTGGCGCGCCGCCGAGCAGCTCCCACCGGTGGGGTCTTGGCGACCCTGGCAAGAGATCTTGGAAGAAGTCGCGCGGAAGTGGGAACGAGAGGCGGCCCTGATCCTGGGCGGCTCCCGGGAACGAAGGGTTTGTCGGGCGCGGCGGGAGTTCTTCCTGCGCAGCCTGACCGAGGCCGGCCAGTCGGTGAGCTGCCTGGGGGACCTGTGCGGCATGAACCCGGCTTCGGTGAGCCGAGCGGTAGAGGTCGCGCGGGCGGGAGCGCGCCGGCCGGAAGGCCGCCCCGAAGAAGAAAAGGCATGAAAAGCAAGGACGTTCCTGTCTACCCGCTCACATCTGTCAGGGGGAGGATCTCGCCATGGAGGTTCGCACCGTTATGGCTGGGCTGCTGCTCGGGGTGTTGCTGACGGGATGCGGGTCCTCGGGGGGCGGTGGCAAAGGAGACAGCAACCGCCCTCCCGTCGCTGCGGCAAACGGAGATCGGACGGTGGACGAGGGGCAGCAGGTGCTGCTGGACGGCTCGTCCTCCTTCGACCCCGACGGGGACGACCTGTCCTTCTCCTGGACCCAGCTCTCCGGAACGAGCGTGGAGCTTGGGGAAATATCTCCGGCTGTCGCGGCGTTCCTGGCGCCGCAAGTGTCCGCCGCCGGAGACGTGCTGACGTTCCTGCTGCGGGTTACCGACCTGGGGGGGGCCGAGAGTTCTGTAACGGTGGCCGTGACGGTGCGAAACGTAAACGTGCCGCCGACGGCCGACGCGGGAAGCCCCGCCGAGGTGGCGGAGGGCGCAACCCTCGCGCTGCACGGGAGCGGGTCGGACCGGGACGGGACCGTGGCGGCGTACCGGTGGACCCAGGAGGGGGGCACGCCGGGGTCCTTCGACGACGCCACCGCGGCGTCCCCCACCTACACGGCGCCCCTCGTGGGGCGGTCGGGGGAGGTGGTGACCCTGCGGCTCACGGTGACCGACGACGAGGGGGCCCAGGGGTCGGCCACGGTGGCGGTGACGGTGCGAAACGTAAACGTGCCGCCGACGGCCGACGCGGGAAGCCCCGCCGAGGTGGCGGAGGGC
This window harbors:
- a CDS encoding CopG family transcriptional regulator — translated: MATLTKRSTVYFDPTIHRALRLKAAETSRSVSDIVNDAVKEALAEDAEDLAAFEERVAEPLITYEEMVKRLKADGRI
- a CDS encoding type II toxin-antitoxin system RelE/ParE family toxin, which translates into the protein MAAYRVLFRESVWKDLKSIPKKELQRILDRISALGDEPRPPGAEKLTGEDRYRIRQGRYRILYSIQDKDLTVWVVKVGHRKEVYR